In the candidate division KSB1 bacterium genome, one interval contains:
- a CDS encoding flippase-like domain-containing protein → MRLKIIIGMVVSFVFLYFTFRQVDFQEMLNAIKAANYLWLIPAFATMIFSHWLRAVRWRYLLEPIKLIKINPVFSALMIGYAANNIFPLRMGEFLRAFAIGKSQKISKSSAFATVFVERFILDFVPLLLVLVLTFSLFASILGDEIKYGGYLISVITCFVIALVIVLIKWTDATVEKLRQILPAKLFKFVEHFLPSFTKGCLVFKKAEHYLAITVLSVLVWALYILSIYFSFFIFDFPAKYGLDISASLLVLVFASFGIMIPASPGYVGTFHYFCALSLNALGAGIPDGEVKSFALVSHLMNILPISIIGLFYFWRENLHFSDAVAEKDLVEHAQKEEV, encoded by the coding sequence TTGCGATTAAAAATAATTATCGGGATGGTAGTCAGTTTTGTCTTTCTGTATTTTACATTTCGGCAGGTCGATTTCCAGGAGATGCTGAATGCGATTAAAGCGGCAAACTATCTTTGGCTCATCCCGGCTTTTGCGACCATGATTTTCAGTCATTGGCTGCGAGCCGTTCGATGGCGGTATCTTCTTGAACCGATCAAACTCATCAAGATAAATCCAGTCTTCTCTGCCTTGATGATAGGTTACGCCGCCAACAATATTTTCCCCTTGCGTATGGGTGAATTTCTAAGAGCCTTTGCTATCGGGAAGTCTCAGAAAATCTCCAAAAGTTCAGCGTTTGCAACTGTTTTCGTGGAACGGTTTATTTTAGATTTTGTGCCGTTGCTGCTGGTCCTCGTTTTAACATTTTCACTGTTCGCTTCTATCCTGGGTGACGAGATCAAATATGGCGGTTATCTCATTTCGGTAATTACCTGTTTTGTAATTGCCCTGGTGATTGTCTTGATTAAATGGACAGACGCCACCGTTGAAAAACTGAGACAGATTCTGCCGGCTAAACTGTTCAAATTCGTTGAGCATTTTCTACCTTCGTTTACCAAAGGGTGTCTTGTCTTTAAAAAGGCTGAGCATTACTTAGCGATAACAGTTTTGAGTGTCCTGGTTTGGGCCCTTTATATTTTATCGATTTATTTTTCCTTTTTCATTTTTGATTTTCCTGCCAAGTATGGCCTTGATATCTCTGCAAGTCTATTGGTTTTGGTTTTTGCGTCATTTGGGATCATGATTCCGGCCTCCCCGGGCTATGTCGGTACTTTCCATTATTTTTGCGCACTGAGCTTGAACGCATTAGGCGCCGGCATTCCCGATGGCGAAGTCAAGAGTTTCGCGTTAGTCAGTCATTTAATGAATATTCTGCCAATCAGCATCATCGGCTTATTTTATTTCTGGAGAGAAAACCTGCATTTCTCCGACGCAGTTGCCGAGAAAGATTTGGTTGAACATGCGCAAAAAGAAGAAGTTTGA
- a CDS encoding metalloenzyme encodes MSVLMIFIDGIGIGEFDKDKNPFARLLSPFFPEFIGHSNGPVAFDGQVVPTDPSMGVKGLPQSATGQTALLTGFNSAQALDRHWPGFPTVTLRKILAEESIFLKLEKSGKKATFANAFSPQYFKRPERSISATTWSVRASNFPFLMIEPELLNGEAISHDLTNTFLSKMGFEVPIRTPETSAEILVRIATSVDFCLFEYFLTDLVGHSQEMDWAEVELDKLNRFLQTVLSQIDLNENLVLLTSDHGNFEDLSVSTHTINFVPTVLWGKNQKSLADQISRIEDVPKAILGYLK; translated from the coding sequence ATGTCCGTATTAATGATATTCATCGATGGCATTGGCATCGGTGAATTTGATAAAGACAAGAATCCTTTCGCCCGTCTCCTTTCTCCATTTTTCCCAGAATTTATCGGCCACTCAAATGGTCCGGTAGCCTTTGACGGTCAAGTGGTTCCTACCGATCCGTCAATGGGTGTGAAAGGTCTGCCCCAAAGTGCCACTGGGCAGACCGCACTGTTGACCGGCTTCAATTCTGCACAGGCGCTCGACCGTCATTGGCCCGGATTCCCGACAGTCACACTTAGAAAAATACTCGCTGAAGAAAGCATCTTTCTTAAACTGGAGAAATCAGGCAAAAAGGCAACTTTTGCCAATGCCTTCTCACCACAATATTTTAAAAGACCGGAGCGCAGCATTTCAGCCACCACCTGGTCAGTGAGGGCGTCGAACTTCCCGTTTCTCATGATCGAACCGGAGCTGCTGAATGGGGAAGCGATTTCTCATGATCTAACCAACACTTTTCTATCTAAGATGGGGTTCGAGGTGCCGATCCGAACGCCCGAGACGTCAGCAGAAATTCTGGTACGGATTGCGACGTCAGTTGACTTTTGCCTGTTCGAATATTTTCTCACCGACCTTGTCGGTCATTCCCAGGAAATGGACTGGGCGGAAGTGGAGCTGGACAAACTCAATCGTTTTTTACAGACGGTTTTGTCTCAAATCGACCTGAATGAAAATCTAGTTTTGCTGACAAGTGACCATGGAAACTTTGAGGATTTAAGCGTTTCGACTCACACTATAAATTTTGTCCCGACTGTACTCTGGGGGAAAAACCAAAAGAGTCTTGCTGATCAGATCAGTCGGATCGAAGATGTGCCGAAAGCAATTTTGGGTTATTTGAAATAA
- the amrB gene encoding AmmeMemoRadiSam system protein B → MHAVGKNDIRPAAVADLFYPGNPVELDYELEKLIDDAKSIDLDGEIEALVCPHAGYQYSGPVAAAAYKNLKNHKYSVIAIISPSHRETFTGVSVFNGGAYETPLGLVPVASEYADALIEQDEVIVSSWAGHCDEHALEVQLPFLQKVLEETPIIPIVLGQQDSGTCKLLGEALGNVLKESASLIVASSDLSHYHPYDEAVKIDQATIQLIESFDEANFGSALEDQTSEACGGGAIIAAMVASKIEGADTVKSLLYKNSGDTSGDRSAVVGYLSAAFYKVN, encoded by the coding sequence ATGCACGCCGTTGGCAAAAACGATATTCGGCCCGCCGCAGTCGCTGACCTTTTTTATCCGGGTAATCCCGTCGAATTAGATTACGAACTCGAGAAATTAATTGATGATGCCAAATCCATTGATCTGGATGGAGAAATTGAAGCGCTGGTTTGTCCGCATGCAGGTTACCAGTATTCCGGCCCTGTCGCCGCAGCAGCATACAAGAATTTGAAGAACCACAAGTATTCGGTCATCGCGATTATCTCACCTAGTCATCGAGAGACGTTCACGGGAGTTTCGGTTTTCAATGGCGGAGCGTATGAAACACCCCTTGGTTTGGTGCCCGTTGCATCCGAATATGCAGATGCCTTGATTGAGCAGGATGAAGTAATCGTCTCTTCCTGGGCCGGTCACTGCGATGAACACGCTCTGGAGGTCCAGCTGCCGTTTTTGCAAAAGGTTTTGGAAGAAACCCCCATTATTCCTATTGTTCTCGGCCAACAGGACTCGGGGACATGTAAGTTGTTGGGAGAGGCTTTAGGAAATGTTTTGAAAGAGTCGGCTTCACTCATTGTAGCAAGCTCTGACCTTTCTCACTATCATCCATATGATGAAGCGGTTAAGATCGACCAGGCCACAATTCAACTGATCGAATCCTTTGACGAAGCAAACTTCGGTAGCGCCCTTGAAGACCAGACAAGTGAGGCCTGCGGAGGCGGGGCCATTATAGCTGCGATGGTTGCCAGTAAAATTGAAGGTGCAGATACAGTCAAATCCCTCCTGTATAAAAACTCAGGAGATACATCAGGGGATCGCTCGGCTGTCGTCGGTTATTTGTCGGCGGCTTTTTATAAGGTGAATTAG
- the amrA gene encoding AmmeMemoRadiSam system protein A, whose amino-acid sequence MKRSNVLSKKEQKTLLELARKSIAAKFSGSELPKFQSPFHRLEEIRGVFVTLKKDDKLRGCIGFVMGVKPLYQTVREVAEASAFQDPRFSPLKEDELKDTVIEISVVTALRKISSINMIKVKRDGLIVRRGDSQGLLLPQVAKKNNWKRQAFLEHVCLKAGLKKDAWKSPETEIMTFNAQVFEESHRG is encoded by the coding sequence ATGAAACGAAGCAATGTTCTTTCCAAGAAAGAACAAAAAACACTCTTAGAATTAGCAAGAAAATCAATTGCTGCAAAATTTAGCGGTAGCGAACTTCCCAAATTTCAAAGTCCATTTCATCGCTTAGAAGAAATCCGCGGTGTGTTTGTTACCTTAAAAAAAGATGACAAGCTGCGTGGTTGCATTGGGTTTGTTATGGGTGTAAAGCCTCTTTACCAAACTGTGCGGGAGGTCGCTGAAGCTTCCGCTTTTCAAGACCCGCGATTTTCTCCACTTAAGGAAGATGAGTTGAAAGATACGGTGATTGAAATATCAGTTGTGACAGCCCTGCGAAAGATTTCCTCGATAAACATGATAAAGGTGAAACGAGATGGACTTATAGTTAGGCGCGGTGATTCGCAAGGGCTTTTACTTCCACAGGTGGCTAAGAAAAACAATTGGAAACGGCAAGCATTCCTTGAACATGTCTGTCTGAAAGCCGGCTTAAAAAAGGATGCTTGGAAAAGCCCGGAGACCGAAATTATGACATTCAATGCCCAGGTTTTTGAGGAGTCACACCGCGGTTAA
- the dgt gene encoding dNTP triphosphohydrolase → MQIYPTFKKRTRKELEALELKALASYAMSSRGAHSTRQFDEQEHEYRTAFQRDRDRIIHSRAFRRLKHKRQVFLTTGSDHYRTRITHTLEVSQLSRTIARVLGLNEDLVEAIALGHDLGHTPFGHLGELVLDEIMSGRRGFESHNPEQTFGGFKHNYQSLRVVDFLEKKYSFDGLNLSAPVREGILKHTRLKKGQFDFPDFCYEGLRFELDTATTLEGQVVAICDEIAQRTHDLEDGIRAGLVELKKVRKLQIVQRVEENLGITSLATEDQRLYQGLLIKGLINFLVDDVIEFTLENISKYCQKKGRLSNFDEELFRFSPKMDPLQKKLNKFIYNEIIDFSRVQWSDELGKKLLYRLFESYYNDPSLLPDYVHERYFQQKGDQIEKLPAEVLQKDSYYFRIICDYIAGMTDQYAIREAKRLGRSKKFQISDLNLELALGEHEKIGRAT, encoded by the coding sequence TTGCAGATTTACCCTACTTTCAAAAAACGCACCCGAAAAGAGCTCGAGGCTCTCGAATTAAAAGCTCTGGCGTCTTATGCGATGTCGAGTCGAGGTGCCCACTCAACGCGCCAATTCGACGAACAGGAGCACGAATACCGAACAGCATTCCAGCGTGACCGGGATCGCATTATTCATTCGCGGGCATTCAGGAGACTGAAACACAAACGCCAGGTTTTTTTAACCACCGGCAGCGATCATTACCGCACCAGAATAACCCATACCTTAGAAGTCTCTCAACTTTCACGAACCATAGCTCGAGTTTTGGGCTTGAACGAGGATCTGGTTGAAGCAATTGCTTTGGGTCACGACCTCGGTCATACACCATTTGGGCATCTGGGCGAGCTTGTCCTTGACGAAATTATGAGCGGTAGAAGAGGTTTCGAGAGCCATAACCCAGAGCAAACCTTTGGCGGTTTTAAGCATAACTACCAGAGTCTTCGGGTTGTAGATTTTTTAGAAAAGAAGTACAGTTTTGACGGACTTAACCTGTCAGCACCTGTTCGTGAAGGCATTCTTAAACACACGCGCTTGAAAAAAGGACAGTTTGATTTCCCGGATTTTTGCTACGAGGGTCTTCGTTTCGAGCTGGATACCGCAACAACCCTCGAGGGTCAGGTGGTTGCGATTTGTGATGAAATCGCCCAAAGAACGCATGATCTGGAAGACGGCATTCGTGCAGGCTTAGTAGAACTAAAGAAAGTTAGGAAGCTCCAAATTGTTCAACGAGTTGAAGAAAACCTTGGAATCACCTCACTGGCAACTGAAGACCAAAGGTTGTACCAGGGATTATTGATTAAAGGACTGATCAATTTTCTGGTTGACGACGTCATTGAATTCACTTTGGAAAATATTTCCAAATACTGTCAAAAAAAAGGAAGACTTTCTAATTTTGATGAAGAGCTTTTTCGTTTCAGCCCCAAAATGGATCCGTTACAAAAGAAATTGAATAAGTTTATTTATAATGAAATAATTGATTTCTCACGGGTTCAGTGGTCAGATGAGCTGGGGAAAAAACTTCTTTACCGGTTGTTTGAATCGTATTATAACGACCCTTCTCTACTTCCTGATTACGTCCACGAAAGATATTTTCAACAAAAAGGTGATCAAATTGAAAAATTACCAGCGGAGGTTCTGCAAAAAGATAGTTACTATTTTAGAATCATTTGCGATTATATCGCCGGCATGACCGACCAGTATGCAATTCGTGAGGCAAAGCGTCTGGGACGGTCAAAGAAGTTTCAAATCAGCGATTTGAATTTGGAGTTGGCGCTGGGTGAGCATGAGAAAATAGGCCGGGCAACGTAA
- a CDS encoding energy-coupling factor transporter ATPase, whose product MNLQIQNLSFQFSSFGSSSNSVLNDVNLSIEEGELLALVGPSGSGKTTLMQHLTGLLKPKTGQILVDDQDIWAKGFSLTELRKKIGLVFQFPETQLFEDSVCKDVAFGPRNLALPENEIVDRVREAIENVGLDFNKYKNRIPFQLSEGEKRRVAIAGVLALQPEFLVLDEPTAGLDHSGVQAVEDILNRFHSRGKTILLISHNLDLVASLVDRIVVICGGEIRFDGHKTELFQNPKLLQSVGLSIPRTLALVNTLKQKGWVKSSELYSVDDIKRELGQKILGKDRVDKRSLPAD is encoded by the coding sequence TTGAATCTTCAAATTCAAAACCTTTCCTTTCAATTTAGTTCCTTTGGGAGTTCTTCAAATTCCGTTTTAAATGACGTTAATTTAAGCATTGAGGAAGGTGAACTCCTTGCTCTGGTTGGTCCCTCCGGTTCAGGTAAAACAACATTAATGCAGCATTTGACGGGTTTATTAAAACCGAAGACGGGTCAGATCCTGGTGGATGACCAAGACATTTGGGCGAAGGGGTTTAGTTTAACAGAACTGCGAAAAAAAATCGGCTTGGTATTTCAATTTCCGGAAACGCAGCTATTTGAAGATTCGGTTTGCAAAGATGTTGCTTTTGGACCCCGGAATTTGGCATTGCCCGAAAATGAGATTGTTGACCGAGTAAGGGAAGCAATTGAAAATGTCGGGCTAGACTTTAACAAATACAAAAATCGAATCCCATTTCAGTTAAGCGAAGGTGAAAAACGCAGAGTCGCTATCGCCGGTGTTTTAGCTCTGCAGCCAGAATTCCTGGTTTTAGACGAACCGACTGCTGGTCTTGATCATTCGGGAGTACAAGCGGTCGAGGACATTTTGAACCGCTTTCACTCCAGAGGGAAAACCATCTTGTTGATTTCACATAATCTTGATCTGGTTGCATCGTTGGTGGACCGCATTGTTGTTATCTGCGGAGGCGAAATTCGCTTTGACGGCCATAAAACAGAGCTTTTTCAAAACCCGAAATTGTTGCAATCGGTAGGATTGTCGATTCCAAGAACTCTAGCGCTGGTTAATACTTTAAAGCAAAAGGGTTGGGTTAAGTCTTCCGAGCTCTATTCAGTTGATGATATTAAACGTGAGCTTGGCCAGAAAATCTTGGGAAAGGACCGGGTTGACAAGAGATCACTCCCCGCGGATTGA
- a CDS encoding sigma-54-dependent Fis family transcriptional regulator, with amino-acid sequence MSKPKDEEQPLNGGWDKNFGFDFHYPLVSRSPEIKEIFKIIKKVSKSNASILIQGETGTGKELIASLIQFISDRSDKQFVKVNCAALPENLLESELFGHEKGAFTGAFQTHVGKFEQADGGTLFLDEIGDMHLTTQAKILRVLQDQEFNRVGGNRNIKVDVRIIAATNKDLLDLIEEASFRADLYYRLNVVTLNIPPLRERKEDILIIAEYFLRKFSQEIRKDLKGFNKETEALIQNHSWPGNIRELKNLIERSVLVCEEGKMISPEDLAMPGEDYFAAGGRDRRKPRDGGLICFNTLNLETIEKETILYALQDSKWIQKDAANQLGISPRALNYKINQYDITHSSWKKNT; translated from the coding sequence ATGTCGAAACCAAAAGACGAAGAACAACCTTTGAATGGGGGTTGGGATAAGAATTTCGGATTTGATTTTCATTACCCGTTGGTTAGTAGAAGCCCTGAAATTAAAGAAATTTTCAAAATAATTAAAAAGGTTTCGAAGAGCAACGCCTCTATTTTGATTCAGGGGGAAACGGGTACCGGAAAAGAATTAATCGCCAGCCTTATTCAGTTCATCAGCGATCGCTCAGACAAGCAGTTTGTTAAAGTAAATTGTGCGGCCCTTCCCGAGAATTTGCTGGAAAGCGAGTTGTTCGGTCATGAAAAAGGTGCGTTTACCGGCGCCTTTCAGACCCATGTGGGTAAGTTTGAACAGGCAGACGGCGGCACACTTTTTCTGGATGAAATTGGCGACATGCACCTGACAACCCAGGCCAAGATTTTGCGCGTTTTGCAGGATCAGGAGTTTAACCGGGTCGGTGGCAATCGAAACATAAAAGTAGATGTTCGCATCATCGCGGCCACGAATAAAGATCTTCTTGACTTAATCGAGGAAGCTTCGTTTAGGGCGGATCTATATTACCGTCTGAATGTGGTTACCCTGAACATTCCGCCGCTTCGCGAACGTAAAGAAGATATTTTGATTATCGCTGAATATTTCTTAAGAAAATTTTCGCAGGAAATACGGAAAGACTTAAAAGGCTTCAATAAAGAAACCGAGGCGCTCATTCAAAATCATTCCTGGCCGGGCAACATCCGTGAATTAAAGAATCTGATCGAACGCTCCGTGCTGGTCTGTGAAGAAGGCAAAATGATATCACCAGAGGATCTCGCAATGCCGGGTGAGGATTATTTTGCCGCCGGCGGAAGAGACCGCCGCAAGCCCCGTGACGGTGGCCTCATCTGTTTCAACACCCTCAATCTCGAAACCATCGAGAAAGAAACCATCCTTTATGCACTTCAGGATAGCAAATGGATTCAGAAGGACGCAGCGAATCAACTCGGCATTTCACCAAGAGCCCTCAATTATAAAATCAATCAGTACGATATAACTCACTCCTCCTGGAAGAAGAATACTTAG
- a CDS encoding fibronectin type III domain-containing protein: MLCLKKESAACLLIITSLFFSTTLAFAETATVSWDANTESDLSGYKIYYGTSSGSYDDVVDVGNTTSFSINNLVDGTTYFFVVTAFDFSGNESGFSNEVSFTPTPGTPPQITGVSVGDDTKLDVLFSKPLDKASAENPANYSIDGGVQVLTAALDADLITVHLTTSQHTKGQDYVISVSNVKDVDGNPIASGSTQNYNVPADSNVDTTAPQLVSVNYRGATQIDLNFSEPLDKASAENVNNYSISPNIQVIVAALDQNLTKVHLVTSEHQDGVDYTLSVNNIYDRAGNPNKIVSNNTATYSSKRSATTQQTFSLHQNYPNPFNPETEISFFLEKQREVEVKVYNPLGQLVKTLVSDEMPQGDHKVVWDGTNNDNIQVPSGVYIYSLEVKRDVVKGDLLVNVSLERRVKKMTLLR, from the coding sequence ATGCTATGCCTAAAGAAGGAGTCTGCTGCTTGTTTACTCATTATAACTTCTTTGTTTTTTTCGACCACGCTGGCATTTGCTGAAACCGCAACAGTTAGCTGGGATGCAAATACCGAAAGTGATTTAAGTGGATACAAAATCTACTACGGCACAAGTTCCGGAAGTTATGACGATGTAGTTGATGTCGGTAATACGACCTCATTTTCCATCAATAATTTGGTGGACGGAACGACCTATTTTTTCGTGGTGACTGCTTTTGATTTTTCCGGTAACGAAAGCGGCTTTTCTAATGAAGTGAGTTTTACGCCAACACCAGGCACACCCCCGCAAATAACGGGGGTGAGTGTTGGGGACGATACCAAACTGGACGTCTTATTCTCCAAACCTCTTGACAAAGCTTCAGCGGAAAACCCGGCGAATTATTCAATCGATGGCGGAGTTCAGGTTTTGACGGCAGCTTTAGATGCTGATTTGATAACCGTACACTTGACGACCTCCCAACATACAAAGGGTCAGGATTATGTAATAAGCGTCAGTAATGTGAAAGATGTCGACGGCAATCCAATCGCTTCGGGAAGCACTCAAAATTACAATGTTCCGGCCGACTCCAATGTTGACACAACCGCCCCCCAATTGGTTTCTGTTAATTATAGGGGAGCGACTCAGATTGATCTCAATTTTAGTGAGCCGTTGGACAAGGCATCCGCCGAAAATGTAAACAATTATTCAATCAGTCCCAACATTCAGGTCATAGTAGCAGCCCTCGATCAAAATTTAACCAAGGTGCATTTGGTGACTTCGGAGCATCAGGACGGTGTTGATTATACCCTTTCTGTCAATAACATTTATGATCGAGCTGGCAATCCAAATAAGATCGTCTCGAATAACACCGCCACTTACTCTTCTAAAAGATCTGCAACCACACAACAGACATTCTCGTTGCATCAAAACTACCCGAACCCGTTTAACCCGGAAACTGAGATTAGCTTCTTTCTGGAGAAACAGCGGGAAGTTGAGGTAAAAGTGTACAATCCTCTCGGCCAGTTAGTCAAAACCCTTGTCAGCGATGAAATGCCACAAGGCGATCACAAAGTGGTTTGGGATGGAACCAATAACGACAATATCCAGGTGCCA